A genomic region of Thermodesulfovibrio aggregans contains the following coding sequences:
- a CDS encoding thiamine pyrophosphate-dependent enzyme, with the protein MEKTLMLGCDAIARGAIEAGISYASSYPGTPATQILEYIAKNSNVKAEWSVNEKVAYEVAYGVSLTGRRALCSMKHVGLNVASDPFMTSAYLGVRGGLVLAVGDDPGAYSSQNEQDSRFYASFAKIPCFEPSDIQEAKDMTYLAFEISERLGLPVMIRSITRLLHCYGPVSLGSINSEKEIKLEKNPDYLIAVPKNVVRLHRELNKKQEKIKEIIKEYEFNKILPGKGKIGIIACGITYLYAKELEESLPILKISAYPVDEDLIKNFVTTLDEVIVIEEGYPLVETIARKYSLNIRGKLSGDLPLEGELGVEPLLKIFGKLKSFETEDKILLRPPTLCPGCPHREFYKALNEARPTFVTGDIGCYTLGANPPLTAIDTCLCMGASISKAAGVVSQGIKRVAAVIGDSTFIHTGIPALINAVYNKLNLLVCILDNSAVAMTGHQPTPLTGITAKGEETKKIDLVELCRSCGADSVEVVDPYDKKATYEAIKKGLDNPGVNVVIARRACILLAKRLKS; encoded by the coding sequence ATGGAAAAGACTTTAATGTTAGGCTGTGATGCAATTGCACGTGGAGCTATTGAAGCAGGAATTTCATATGCTTCTTCATATCCAGGTACTCCTGCAACGCAGATTCTTGAATATATTGCTAAGAATTCAAATGTAAAGGCTGAATGGTCTGTAAATGAAAAAGTTGCCTATGAAGTTGCCTATGGAGTATCCCTAACTGGCAGAAGAGCTCTATGTTCGATGAAGCATGTTGGTCTGAATGTAGCATCTGATCCATTCATGACATCAGCTTATCTTGGAGTACGAGGGGGGCTTGTTCTGGCAGTAGGGGATGATCCTGGTGCTTATTCCTCTCAAAATGAGCAGGACTCACGTTTTTATGCTTCTTTTGCAAAGATTCCATGTTTTGAACCTTCTGATATCCAGGAAGCTAAGGATATGACCTACCTTGCCTTTGAAATATCAGAAAGGTTAGGTCTTCCTGTAATGATAAGGAGTATTACAAGACTTCTTCACTGCTATGGTCCTGTAAGCCTTGGAAGTATAAATTCTGAAAAAGAGATTAAACTTGAAAAGAATCCTGACTACTTAATTGCAGTTCCCAAAAATGTTGTGAGACTTCACAGAGAACTAAACAAAAAGCAGGAAAAAATAAAAGAAATTATAAAAGAATACGAATTTAATAAAATATTGCCGGGGAAAGGGAAAATAGGTATAATTGCCTGTGGAATTACTTATCTTTACGCAAAAGAACTAGAAGAGTCGCTACCAATTCTCAAAATTTCAGCTTATCCAGTTGATGAAGATTTAATTAAAAACTTTGTTACAACTCTTGATGAAGTTATTGTTATTGAAGAAGGATATCCTCTGGTTGAGACCATTGCAAGAAAGTACAGCTTAAACATCAGAGGCAAACTCTCAGGAGATCTGCCTCTTGAGGGTGAATTAGGAGTTGAACCTTTGTTAAAAATTTTTGGTAAATTAAAGTCCTTTGAGACAGAAGATAAAATTCTCTTAAGACCTCCCACATTATGTCCAGGATGTCCTCATAGAGAGTTTTACAAGGCATTGAATGAAGCCAGACCAACATTTGTTACAGGAGATATTGGCTGTTATACTCTTGGGGCAAATCCTCCTCTGACAGCAATTGATACCTGTCTTTGCATGGGAGCAAGTATAAGTAAAGCAGCAGGGGTCGTCTCACAGGGTATAAAGAGAGTAGCTGCTGTAATTGGAGATTCTACATTTATACATACAGGAATTCCAGCATTGATAAATGCGGTCTATAACAAACTGAATCTTCTTGTCTGTATTCTTGATAATTCAGCAGTAGCTATGACAGGACATCAACCAACTCCGCTGACAGGAATTACAGCAAAAGGAGAGGAAACGAAGAAAATAGATCTTGTTGAACTCTGCAGGTCATGTGGAGCAGACTCTGTAGAGGTCGTTGATCCCTATGATAAAAAGGCAACATATGAGGCAATTAAAAAAGGACTTGATAATCCTGGTGTCAATGTGGTTATAGCCCGTAGAGCATGTATTTTACTGGCTAAAAGGCTAAAGAGCTAA
- a CDS encoding ACT domain-containing protein — translation MKIKQISVFLENKRGRLYEALSALADQNINIRALSIADTSEFGILRMIVTDPEKAKEVLEKNEFTVKLTNVIAMAVKDKPGGLAEALKHLYDANINIEYIYAFVEKSGEKAVVVIRTENLDRTISILQEKGIALLSWEDVLAL, via the coding sequence ATGAAGATAAAACAGATATCAGTTTTTTTAGAGAATAAAAGAGGAAGACTTTACGAAGCTCTAAGTGCTTTGGCAGACCAAAACATAAACATAAGAGCTCTGTCAATTGCTGATACATCCGAGTTTGGAATTTTAAGAATGATTGTTACAGATCCTGAAAAGGCTAAAGAAGTTCTTGAAAAAAATGAATTTACTGTGAAACTTACTAATGTAATAGCCATGGCAGTTAAAGATAAACCTGGAGGTTTAGCAGAAGCTCTTAAACATCTTTATGATGCAAACATAAATATTGAATATATTTACGCTTTTGTTGAAAAATCAGGCGAAAAGGCAGTTGTGGTCATACGAACTGAAAATCTTGATAGAACAATCTCAATTCTACAAGAAAAAGGAATAGCTCTATTAAGCTGGGAAGATGTTTTAGCTCTTTAG
- a CDS encoding phenylacetate--CoA ligase: MIWNKEMECMEEEKLRELQLERLKQTVKRAYEKVPYYRKKFDEIGLKPEDIKNLDDIKNIPFTSKADLREVYPFGMFAAELGEIVEIHMSSGTTGKPVVAGYTRNDIEIWAEVMARCLTMAGATKNDIVQNCYGYGLFTGGFGVHYGAQKIGALVVPASAGNTRRQIEIMRDFGTTILTCTPSYALYMAEVAIEMGVEPRTLKLKAGCFGAEMWTEQMRKEIEKRFNIDAFNIYGLTEIIGPGVAHECMEKKGLHVFEDHFYVEVIDPDTGDPLPDGKRGELVITTLTREGMPMLRFRTRDITSITREKCSCGRTFAKIERIRGRTDDMIKVRGVMVFPYQIERAILEVQGVEPHYQIVVTRPQHLDEIEVMVEMSKETFSDEVKHIENLKKKLEKRIEETIGIRVKVTLVEPKTLPRSEGKAKRVIDKRTLID; encoded by the coding sequence ATGATATGGAATAAAGAAATGGAGTGTATGGAAGAAGAAAAACTGAGAGAACTACAGCTTGAAAGATTAAAACAAACAGTTAAAAGAGCCTATGAAAAAGTTCCATATTACAGAAAAAAATTTGATGAGATAGGACTGAAACCAGAAGACATTAAAAACCTTGATGACATAAAAAACATTCCATTTACATCTAAGGCAGACTTAAGAGAAGTTTATCCTTTTGGAATGTTTGCTGCTGAGCTTGGTGAAATTGTTGAGATACACATGTCAAGTGGAACTACAGGCAAACCAGTTGTAGCAGGATATACAAGGAATGATATTGAGATATGGGCAGAAGTAATGGCAAGATGTCTTACAATGGCTGGCGCTACAAAGAATGATATTGTTCAGAACTGCTATGGTTATGGACTTTTTACTGGAGGATTTGGAGTTCATTACGGAGCTCAAAAAATAGGAGCTCTGGTAGTACCAGCAAGTGCTGGAAATACGAGAAGACAGATTGAGATAATGAGGGACTTTGGAACAACAATTCTTACATGCACTCCCTCTTATGCTTTATATATGGCTGAAGTAGCCATTGAGATGGGAGTTGAACCGAGAACTCTTAAACTTAAAGCTGGATGTTTTGGTGCTGAAATGTGGACCGAGCAGATGAGAAAAGAAATCGAAAAGAGATTCAATATAGATGCTTTTAATATTTATGGATTAACAGAAATAATTGGACCCGGTGTTGCTCACGAATGTATGGAAAAAAAAGGTTTACACGTTTTTGAAGATCATTTCTATGTAGAAGTAATTGATCCGGACACAGGAGACCCATTACCCGATGGTAAAAGGGGAGAACTTGTTATCACAACTCTTACAAGGGAAGGAATGCCCATGTTAAGATTTAGAACAAGAGATATAACATCAATCACCAGAGAAAAATGCAGTTGTGGAAGAACTTTTGCAAAAATTGAGAGAATTCGTGGAAGAACAGATGATATGATAAAAGTAAGAGGAGTTATGGTATTTCCTTATCAGATTGAAAGAGCTATTCTTGAAGTTCAAGGAGTTGAACCTCATTATCAGATTGTTGTTACAAGACCTCAACATCTTGATGAAATTGAGGTAATGGTAGAGATGTCAAAGGAGACATTTTCTGATGAGGTAAAACACATTGAGAATCTCAAGAAAAAACTTGAGAAAAGAATTGAAGAGACAATAGGTATAAGAGTTAAAGTTACACTGGTAGAACCAAAAACTCTGCCAAGAAGTGAAGGAAAAGCTAAAAGAGTTATTGACAAAAGAACACTGATAGATTAG
- a CDS encoding ACT domain-containing protein, whose product MDKVHIISVFAENKPGRLERITKVLAEANINILAFSITSTNGFGIIKFMVDRCKEAFQLLKEKGFTVSLNEAIGIEMKDQPGGLYEVVKILSSKGINIESAAVYVAETRKKAYLIVEVEDTKKAMETLKGENLKFLKPIE is encoded by the coding sequence ATGGATAAAGTCCACATAATTTCAGTATTTGCTGAAAATAAACCTGGAAGACTTGAGAGAATAACAAAAGTTCTTGCAGAGGCAAACATAAACATTCTCGCCTTTTCCATTACAAGTACAAATGGTTTTGGAATAATAAAGTTTATGGTAGACAGATGTAAAGAGGCTTTTCAACTGTTGAAAGAAAAGGGATTTACAGTATCGCTTAATGAAGCAATTGGAATTGAAATGAAAGATCAACCTGGCGGACTTTATGAGGTTGTTAAAATTTTATCTTCAAAGGGCATAAATATTGAAAGTGCTGCTGTTTATGTGGCTGAAACAAGAAAAAAGGCTTATCTAATTGTTGAAGTAGAGGACACTAAAAAGGCTATGGAAACTCTTAAAGGTGAAAATCTTAAATTCTTAAAACCAATTGAATGA
- a CDS encoding phenylacetate--CoA ligase, whose product MQFWNKELETLPRQKLEELQFERLKKTIKKVYQKVPHYKKKFQDAGVNPSELKSLEDIKKFPFTTKEDLFVDYPYGLLTVAPEKVVRLHTSSGTTGKPKAIFFSKRDINNSAELIARCLVMTGATRGDILQNSMTYGLFTGAFVMHYGAEKVGILVIPAGPGNTERQINLMRDFGTTMIHITPSYALYVASVLYDKGIDPRKELKLKRAYLGAEPYSEETRRKIENMLGIDVYNCYGLTEMNGPGVGFECPYKEGLHIWEDNFLIEIIDPQTGKVLPDGEIGELVLTTLNREAMPLIRYRTRDLTRIIIEPCKCGRTHRRISRILGRSDDMFIVKGVNIFPQQIEQVLMGIKGVAQNYQIVLESYDEMVIKVEIDRELFDGKIEKLIKLKEEIIEKIRSATMVKPKVELLEPGTLPVSEGKAKRVIDKRTI is encoded by the coding sequence ATGCAATTTTGGAACAAAGAATTAGAAACTTTACCGAGGCAAAAACTTGAAGAACTTCAGTTTGAAAGACTAAAGAAAACTATCAAAAAAGTTTATCAAAAGGTCCCTCACTACAAAAAAAAATTTCAAGATGCAGGAGTAAATCCTTCAGAACTTAAATCTCTTGAGGATATTAAAAAATTCCCTTTTACCACAAAAGAAGATCTATTTGTTGACTATCCTTATGGACTACTTACTGTTGCACCTGAAAAGGTAGTGAGGCTGCATACATCAAGTGGAACAACTGGAAAACCTAAAGCAATATTTTTCTCAAAAAGAGACATAAACAACTCTGCAGAGCTCATTGCCCGTTGTCTTGTAATGACAGGTGCTACAAGAGGAGATATTTTACAAAACAGCATGACCTATGGACTATTTACAGGAGCTTTTGTAATGCATTACGGAGCAGAAAAAGTGGGAATCCTCGTTATTCCTGCAGGACCTGGAAATACAGAAAGACAGATTAATTTAATGAGAGACTTTGGAACAACAATGATTCATATAACACCAAGTTATGCCCTTTATGTTGCCTCTGTGCTCTATGATAAAGGAATTGATCCCCGTAAGGAGTTGAAACTTAAAAGAGCCTATCTTGGTGCAGAGCCATACTCTGAAGAAACAAGAAGAAAAATTGAAAACATGCTCGGCATAGATGTTTATAACTGTTATGGACTTACAGAGATGAATGGTCCGGGTGTTGGATTTGAATGTCCTTACAAAGAAGGGCTTCATATATGGGAAGACAACTTTCTTATAGAGATAATTGATCCTCAAACAGGAAAAGTTTTACCTGATGGCGAAATTGGTGAGCTTGTTTTAACGACACTTAACAGAGAAGCAATGCCTCTCATAAGATACAGAACAAGGGATTTAACAAGGATTATTATAGAACCTTGTAAATGCGGAAGAACTCATAGAAGAATCTCAAGAATTCTTGGCAGATCCGATGACATGTTTATTGTAAAGGGAGTAAACATCTTCCCGCAGCAGATTGAACAGGTGTTGATGGGAATAAAGGGAGTTGCCCAGAACTATCAAATTGTTCTTGAGTCGTACGATGAAATGGTTATTAAAGTTGAGATAGACAGAGAGCTTTTCGATGGAAAGATTGAAAAATTGATAAAATTAAAAGAAGAAATAATTGAAAAAATAAGATCTGCTACAATGGTAAAACCAAAAGTGGAATTACTTGAACCTGGAACACTACCTGTAAGTGAAGGAAAAGCTAAAAGAGTGATAGATAAAAGAACGATTTAG
- a CDS encoding indolepyruvate oxidoreductase subunit beta yields the protein MLTTNIIISGTGGQGIILASRIITHVAFQSGYDVKESEIHGMAQRGGSVVSHIRFGDKVFSPQIPAGEAQIMVALEELEALRYLRFLKKGGLIILNKKKILPAMTEEKDYPQNVENLLEQKGFIVIPVEAEKMAKQIGNIKIENSVILGILSTALSFKEEIWHDVISKAVPPKTIELNIKAFNEGRRLIEEDAILEQRIRNFTEAKT from the coding sequence ATGTTAACAACCAACATAATCATAAGTGGAACCGGTGGGCAAGGGATTATTCTTGCAAGTAGAATTATCACTCATGTTGCTTTTCAAAGTGGTTATGATGTTAAAGAGAGCGAGATTCACGGAATGGCTCAAAGGGGTGGAAGTGTTGTAAGCCATATAAGATTTGGAGATAAGGTTTTTTCTCCTCAAATTCCAGCTGGTGAAGCTCAAATTATGGTAGCCTTGGAAGAACTTGAAGCATTAAGATATTTACGATTTCTAAAAAAAGGAGGACTTATCATTTTAAATAAGAAAAAAATTCTTCCTGCAATGACCGAAGAAAAAGATTATCCCCAAAATGTTGAAAATTTGCTAGAACAAAAGGGATTTATTGTAATTCCCGTAGAAGCAGAAAAAATGGCAAAACAAATTGGTAATATTAAAATAGAAAATTCTGTAATCTTAGGAATTCTATCAACTGCTTTATCCTTTAAAGAAGAAATATGGCATGATGTAATTTCAAAGGCGGTTCCACCAAAAACTATCGAACTCAACATAAAAGCATTCAATGAAGGCAGGAGGTTAATAGAAGAAGATGCAATTTTGGAACAAAGAATTAGAAACTTTACCGAGGCAAAAACTTGA
- the lptE gene encoding LPS assembly lipoprotein LptE, with product MKHITLVLIALILNLTLQSCGYNLHTKADLPFQEIYLRNVENSTLEPGLQDNVRKIAYQTLIDNGFTVTSTSQRVLDIQIKNYRLITLSEIGLNTVEYQIVMEVRAILYNEKGDKIKEFTPSSPFTTYFRTTRDLSSIIADKAIATNSLIRDICDDMVRKLIFETEQNFD from the coding sequence ATGAAACATATAACTTTAGTTCTGATAGCATTAATTTTAAATTTAACTCTCCAAAGTTGTGGATACAATCTTCATACAAAAGCTGACTTGCCTTTTCAGGAAATTTATTTAAGAAATGTTGAAAATTCTACACTTGAACCAGGACTTCAGGATAATGTTAGAAAAATTGCATATCAAACACTTATTGATAATGGTTTTACTGTTACATCAACATCTCAGAGAGTTCTTGATATTCAAATAAAAAACTATCGCCTGATTACTCTGTCAGAAATAGGACTTAACACTGTTGAATATCAAATTGTTATGGAGGTTAGAGCAATTCTCTATAATGAAAAGGGAGATAAAATAAAAGAGTTTACACCATCATCACCCTTTACTACATATTTCCGAACTACAAGAGATTTATCAAGCATAATTGCTGACAAAGCCATTGCCACTAATTCTTTGATTAGGGATATATGTGACGATATGGTAAGAAAGCTTATTTTTGAGACTGAACAAAACTTTGATTAA
- the holA gene encoding DNA polymerase III subunit delta: MKEYLLEIQKFEEEIKKGLKKFLYFFYAQEQFFLFEVGRLIRKNFNSISIEIYDSPEEVDISSFASFSLFTPKRIVLVYNFEKIRRTEKRIEWLKKIKTSINGSVNFIVLCNASYRDISEEIGFIKEIKNAVVYNLDIHEKELPTWILYKASQFGITLKPDVIYYLIDITGGQPGIISSEIEKISLLSDKSHLGLFDIKDILTELGEFTAFDLIDAIKKKDRERAFKILDKLQNTEPDMILGALNWYYSNKKDSDEKVYSLLYRTNLSLRQARSLSLDMLVYELLKIEN; this comes from the coding sequence ATGAAAGAGTATCTACTTGAAATACAGAAATTCGAAGAGGAAATAAAAAAAGGACTTAAAAAGTTTCTCTATTTTTTTTATGCACAAGAGCAGTTTTTTCTTTTTGAAGTAGGAAGACTTATTCGTAAGAATTTTAATTCAATTTCAATTGAAATATATGATTCTCCTGAAGAAGTTGACATCAGCTCTTTTGCTTCTTTTTCTCTGTTTACGCCTAAGAGAATAGTCCTGGTATATAATTTTGAAAAGATAAGAAGAACGGAAAAAAGAATCGAATGGCTTAAAAAGATTAAAACATCAATTAATGGTTCTGTTAACTTCATTGTTCTTTGCAATGCCTCGTATAGGGATATATCTGAAGAGATTGGTTTTATAAAAGAGATTAAAAATGCAGTTGTTTATAATTTAGATATTCATGAAAAAGAGCTTCCCACATGGATACTCTATAAAGCATCACAGTTTGGAATAACTCTAAAACCTGATGTGATTTATTACCTGATTGATATTACAGGTGGACAGCCTGGCATAATTTCATCTGAAATAGAAAAAATATCACTTCTCAGTGATAAATCTCATCTCGGACTTTTTGACATTAAGGACATTCTCACAGAGCTCGGTGAGTTTACAGCCTTTGACCTTATAGATGCAATAAAGAAAAAGGACAGAGAAAGGGCATTCAAAATTCTTGATAAACTTCAAAATACAGAGCCAGACATGATTCTTGGTGCATTGAACTGGTATTACAGTAATAAAAAAGATTCAGATGAAAAAGTTTACTCACTTCTTTACAGAACAAATCTATCATTAAGGCAGGCTCGTAGCTTAAGCCTTGATATGCTTGTGTATGAGTTGTTAAAGATTGAGAATTGA
- a CDS encoding amidohydrolase family protein, producing the protein MKSVFIVRGKYLITMNKKDEIIENGAVVVEDGKIKDIGEFTEILKKYKDSSIPVYGNSHSALMPGFINTHTHAAMVLFRGIADDLPLKQWLIEHIWPREAKFLSPEFVYDGTCLASLEILKSGTTTFNDMYFFTESIAEAAKKLGIRAIIGQGVLDFPTASGKGADDYLKKASEFIEKYKDDELIVPAVAPHAIYTCSKETLLKSKELALKTSVPIHIHLSETFQEVEECIKKHGKRPIKYLRDIGFLEGRITAAHSVWVNDEEIELMAEHGVGVSHCIESNLKLSSGIAPVARMIKKGVKVSMGTDGAASNNNLDLLEEISIAAKVQKGVTADPTVLNVKTCMKMLTIWAAESLGLENQIGSIEIGKRADMILMNLRKAHLQPVYDIYSTIIYSAKASDIEDVFVNGVPVVLNGRHQFVDEDEIIEKALWWAEKIQNS; encoded by the coding sequence ATGAAATCAGTTTTTATAGTTCGTGGGAAATACTTGATTACTATGAATAAAAAAGATGAAATAATTGAAAACGGAGCAGTTGTTGTTGAAGATGGAAAAATTAAAGATATCGGTGAATTCACAGAAATTTTAAAAAAATATAAAGATTCTTCAATTCCTGTATACGGCAACTCTCATTCAGCATTAATGCCAGGTTTTATAAACACCCATACCCATGCTGCCATGGTTCTTTTCAGAGGAATTGCCGATGATCTTCCACTCAAGCAGTGGCTTATAGAGCATATATGGCCCAGAGAAGCAAAGTTTCTCAGTCCCGAGTTTGTTTATGATGGAACCTGCCTTGCATCACTTGAGATACTTAAAAGCGGAACAACAACTTTTAATGATATGTATTTTTTCACTGAATCAATTGCAGAAGCAGCAAAAAAATTGGGTATCAGGGCAATTATTGGTCAGGGAGTTCTTGATTTTCCTACTGCATCAGGTAAAGGAGCAGATGATTATCTTAAAAAAGCTTCAGAATTTATTGAAAAGTATAAAGATGACGAACTAATTGTCCCTGCAGTAGCACCTCATGCCATTTATACCTGCAGCAAAGAAACTCTACTTAAATCAAAAGAGCTTGCATTGAAAACCAGTGTTCCCATTCATATCCATCTAAGTGAGACATTTCAGGAAGTTGAGGAATGCATAAAAAAGCATGGCAAAAGACCTATTAAGTATCTACGAGATATAGGATTTCTTGAAGGCAGAATAACTGCTGCTCATTCAGTATGGGTTAATGATGAAGAAATAGAGCTTATGGCAGAACATGGAGTTGGAGTCTCTCACTGTATTGAGAGCAATCTCAAGCTTTCAAGTGGTATTGCTCCTGTGGCAAGGATGATTAAAAAAGGCGTTAAGGTAAGCATGGGGACAGACGGTGCAGCAAGCAACAACAATCTTGACCTTCTTGAAGAAATCTCCATTGCTGCAAAGGTTCAAAAAGGTGTGACTGCGGATCCAACAGTTCTTAATGTAAAAACCTGCATGAAAATGCTAACAATATGGGCAGCGGAATCACTCGGATTGGAAAACCAGATTGGAAGTATAGAAATCGGTAAAAGAGCAGACATGATTTTAATGAATCTTAGAAAGGCTCATCTACAGCCTGTTTATGATATATATTCAACAATAATCTATTCTGCAAAGGCATCTGACATTGAAGATGTCTTTGTAAATGGTGTTCCTGTAGTACTTAATGGCAGGCACCAATTCGTTGATGAAGATGAAATTATAGAGAAAGCATTGTGGTGGGCTGAAAAAATTCAGAATTCGTAA
- a CDS encoding UbiA-like polyprenyltransferase, whose amino-acid sequence MSIVNKAVLYLKMIKIEHSVFALPFAFAGAMLAAGGIPEVEKILWITVAMVTARASAFGFNRIIDRKIDALNPRTAQREIPAGKIKLWEAVLFTVLCLIIFVYSAWMLNPLCFKLSPVAIFILFIYSYTKRFTWACHFVLGLALALAPLGAWIAVRGSFDLEIIPMVLTVIFWLAGFDTLYALWDVDFDKKYGIYSIPRIFGVKKAIYLARLFHFIAWSFLILTGLVFKLNIFYWFGMAVVAYLFIHEHRLVKPDDLSKLNVAFFNMNGYISITVFLFTAMAVLIKI is encoded by the coding sequence ATGTCCATAGTGAACAAAGCTGTGCTTTATCTCAAAATGATCAAAATTGAACACAGTGTTTTTGCCCTTCCCTTTGCTTTTGCAGGTGCAATGCTTGCTGCAGGAGGAATTCCTGAAGTTGAAAAGATACTCTGGATTACTGTTGCAATGGTTACTGCGAGAGCCAGTGCATTTGGATTTAATAGGATAATTGATAGGAAAATAGATGCTCTTAATCCCAGAACTGCTCAGAGGGAGATTCCTGCAGGAAAAATCAAACTATGGGAAGCAGTTTTATTCACTGTGCTCTGTCTCATAATATTTGTTTATTCAGCATGGATGCTCAATCCCCTTTGTTTTAAACTCTCTCCAGTTGCTATTTTCATACTTTTCATATATTCCTACACAAAAAGATTCACATGGGCATGCCATTTTGTGCTTGGACTGGCTCTTGCCCTTGCACCACTTGGAGCATGGATTGCTGTAAGAGGAAGTTTTGACCTGGAAATAATTCCCATGGTCTTGACAGTTATTTTCTGGCTTGCTGGCTTTGATACACTCTATGCACTCTGGGATGTGGATTTTGATAAAAAATACGGGATATACTCAATCCCCAGAATCTTTGGAGTTAAAAAGGCAATATATCTTGCAAGGCTCTTTCATTTTATTGCATGGAGCTTTCTTATTTTAACAGGTCTTGTTTTCAAGCTAAATATATTTTACTGGTTTGGAATGGCAGTGGTTGCTTATTTATTTATTCATGAACACAGACTTGTAAAACCCGATGATCTTTCAAAGTTGAATGTGGCATTTTTTAACATGAACGGTTACATAAGCATAACAGTGTTTTTGTTTACTGCAATGGCTGTTTTGATAAAAATTTGA